In one Candidatus Nealsonbacteria bacterium genomic region, the following are encoded:
- a CDS encoding DUF134 domain-containing protein, whose translation MSRPIKPRRISFDPNVTYFKPRAIPLSVLEEVDLKVDELEAIRLCDLRGLSQTEAAKKMRISQSTLGRILISAHRKIAQALIKGKAIRIQKKIRN comes from the coding sequence ATGTCAAGACCAATAAAACCAAGAAGAATTTCATTTGACCCCAATGTCACTTATTTTAAACCAAGAGCTATACCTCTTTCTGTGTTAGAAGAAGTGGATTTAAAAGTAGATGAGTTGGAAGCAATTAGACTTTGTGATTTAAGAGGATTAAGTCAAACCGAGGCTGCCAAAAAAATGAGAATTTCTCAAAGCACTCTTGGACGAATCTTAATCTCAGCCCACAGAAAAATAGCCCAAGCTCTTATTAAAGGGAAAGCAATTAGGATTCAAAAGAAGATAAGAAATTGA
- a CDS encoding ATP-binding protein, translated as MKLVIASGKGGVGKSMLASSLAILFTESKKIVAVDCDVDAPNLAIWLNEIKDSREKIPVVTSAKPIIDYKKCNGCGLCVEKCRFGAIKMVDGKPKLNPFLCEGCGVCEIVCPQKAIKLKPVQNGEIIIKNTKYGFPLIIGNLLPGETGSGKIITELKKQADKSGCKLQILDSSPGTGCPVIAALQDSNFAILITEPTPSAFSDLKRVLKVVNHFNIPWGLVINKWNIDPGLSNKIEKWTLRHGSGQIGKRILGKISYDKKIFKAVSNLKPIVETNLKAKTEIKKIFKKLNNVICQDQ; from the coding sequence ATGAAATTGGTAATTGCGAGCGGAAAGGGAGGTGTAGGAAAATCAATGTTGGCTTCAAGTTTAGCAATACTTTTTACTGAATCTAAAAAAATAGTAGCTGTAGATTGTGATGTTGATGCTCCTAATTTAGCTATTTGGTTGAATGAAATTAAAGACTCGAGGGAGAAGATTCCAGTGGTTACTTCAGCTAAACCAATAATTGATTATAAAAAGTGTAATGGTTGTGGTTTATGTGTTGAGAAATGTCGTTTTGGAGCAATAAAAATGGTAGATGGAAAACCAAAACTAAATCCATTTTTATGTGAGGGGTGCGGTGTTTGTGAAATTGTCTGTCCTCAAAAAGCCATTAAATTAAAACCTGTTCAAAATGGGGAGATTATAATAAAGAATACAAAATACGGTTTTCCTTTAATCATTGGAAATCTTTTACCTGGAGAAACAGGTTCGGGAAAAATAATAACAGAACTTAAAAAACAGGCAGACAAATCTGGCTGTAAGCTTCAAATCTTAGATTCTTCTCCGGGAACAGGTTGTCCGGTTATAGCTGCCTTACAGGATTCAAATTTTGCTATTTTGATTACAGAGCCTACTCCTTCAGCTTTTTCCGATTTAAAAAGGGTTTTGAAAGTAGTAAATCATTTTAATATTCCTTGGGGTTTGGTAATTAATAAGTGGAATATTGATCCTGGATTGAGTAATAAAATTGAGAAATGGACCCTTCGACATGGCTCAGGACAGATAGGTAAAAGAATTTTAGGTAAAATTTCTTACGATAAAAAGATATTTAAAGCAGTTTCTAACTTAAAGCCAATTGTAGAAACTAACCTTAAAGCCAAAACCGAAATTAAAAAAATATTTAAAAAATTAAATAATGTAATATGTCAAGACCAATAA
- a CDS encoding uracil-DNA glycosylase: MEELEKIKNEILSCKKCPLYKNIAHYVPGEGNPRAKIMFCAEAPGYWEDAKGKPFVGAAGKILDELLKSINLKREEVYICNLLKCRPVTSDLKNRAPNLNEIEACSPYLDRQIKIIKPKVICTLGNHSTKYIFEEYGLKDQIQGISKIHGKVFEVKSLFQSIKIIPLYHPAVATYNINMKGILKKDFKILEKLIPKI, translated from the coding sequence ATGGAAGAGTTAGAAAAAATAAAAAATGAAATCTTGAGCTGTAAGAAATGCCCTTTGTACAAAAATATTGCCCATTATGTCCCCGGAGAAGGGAACCCTCGGGCGAAAATAATGTTTTGCGCTGAGGCCCCGGGATATTGGGAAGACGCAAAAGGCAAACCGTTTGTTGGGGCTGCGGGGAAGATTTTGGATGAGCTTTTAAAATCCATTAACCTGAAGAGAGAAGAAGTCTATATTTGCAATTTACTTAAATGCCGGCCTGTAACTTCTGATTTGAAGAATAGAGCTCCAAATTTAAACGAGATTGAAGCTTGTTCTCCATATTTAGATAGACAGATAAAAATCATAAAACCCAAGGTAATTTGCACCTTAGGGAATCATTCTACAAAATATATTTTTGAAGAATACGGACTAAAAGATCAAATTCAGGGAATAAGCAAAATCCACGGAAAAGTTTTTGAGGTTAAAAGTCTTTTTCAGAGCATTAAAATTATTCCTCTTTATCATCCGGCCGTAGCTACTTATAACATCAATATGAAAGGAATTCTTAAAAAGGATTTTAAGATTTTAGAAAAATTAATACCAAAAATATGA